In Candidatus Binataceae bacterium, the DNA window AATTCGGCTATTGTTCCCTCGCTGCGGTCGGTTACCCACACTTTGCCGGCGGAATCCACCGCCAGAGCCACCGGCGTGATCAATCCACCGGCGGAAAACGGCGAGCCGCTGACAGGACTACCGTTGGGAGCCAGTACGACCACGTTGCCGGCATTGGTATTGGCGACCCACACGTTGCCGTCGGGATGAAGCGCGATACCCAGGGGGACGTTAAGGCCCGAGAACGGCCCGTTAATCAAGCTGCCAGTCAAATCGAACTGCGCAACCCCGAATTGAGTTAGGGCCCAGAGCGAAGGGGTGGCCGAAATCGCCAATCCGCTGGGAAAGTTACCCATCGCCGAATAAGGTGAACCGGGGCTCGCGGCGCCGCTGGGAGCAAATTCGGAAATCGTTCCCCCCTCGGTGCTGTTGGTCACCCACACGTTGCCTTGAGGGTCGATGGCGACATCATAGGGG includes these proteins:
- a CDS encoding NHL repeat-containing protein, whose protein sequence is PYDVAIDPQGNVWVTNSTEGGTISEFAPSGAASPGSPYSAMGNFPSGLAISATPSLWALTQFGVAQFDLTGSLINGPFSGLNVPLGIALHPDGNVWVANTNAGNVVVLAPNGSPVSGSPFSAGGLITPVALAVDSAGKVWVTDRSEGTIAEFAANGTVLSPATGFTGAGLSGALDQSVAIDASGNLWIANHAASSLSEFLGLAAPVKLPRIGPPTAP